The Chloroflexota bacterium genome segment AGCGCCTCGATCGTGTCGCGTTTGACGAGCTGGCCGAGCCATTCGGCCGGAATGCCCTCCACACCGTAGTACGCGCCGGCCAGTTGCCCGTAGATCGCGCCGGTCGTGTCCGCGTCGTCGCCGAGGTTCACCGCCATCAACACCCCGTCGCGGAAGTTGTCCGAGCCGTGAAAAGCCCAGAGCGCCGCTTCGAGCGAGTGCGCCACGTAGCCGGTGGCGCGGATCGTCTTCGTGTTCTTGCCCTTGAACGACCCGCCCGCGATGGCATCGATCTTCGGCGCGAGCGGCGACTGCGCCCACAGCCCCGTGACCGGCTCGAAGCGCCCGGCCAGCAACACGTCCTTGCTGCGCCCTTGCAGCGCGCCGACGATCAGCCCGGCCATGTAGCGGCAGGCATCGACCGCTTCGATGGAGCCGTGCGTCGTGCGCGACGAATCGCCGCTGTGCGCGACTGCCGCGCGCGGGTTGACCGCGTAGCGCAGCGGCACCGGCGTCAAGCGCATCAGCGAGCCGTTGCCGGACTGCGTTGCGTCGGTGCTGCCGCAGTAGGGGGCGTGCGTGCGCTCGAACGTCTCCAGCGCCGCGCGCGTCGTGTTGCCGATGTCGAAGCAGACGCCGGTGCTGCTCAGGTGGCCGTGGCGGTACCAGCGCACGTAGCGCTCCAGTTGGTCGACCGGGTCAAAGGCGTTGCGCTCGCAAAGGCTTTCGGCGAGGCAGAGCGCCATCGACGTGTCGTCGGTCCAGGCGCCGGCCGGCAGGCCGAACGGCCCGCCGCCGACGATGGTCGTCAGCGGCTTGAACGAGCCGAGCGGCTTGAACTCGACGGTCGTGCCGAGCGCATCGCCGGCGGCCATGCCGAGCAGCGAGCCGAGGTAGCGGGGGAGAGTGGTCATGGCTGCATCCCGAGTGTGTTTGCGGCGCCTTCGCCAGGGGCAGGGGCGCATTTCAGTTCTGGGGCGGAAGAACCACGTGCCATGCAGACGTCGCCATCGTCACTCCCGCGAAAGCGGGAGTCCAGGGGCAACCCCTCTGGATGCCCGCTTACGCGGGCATAACGACCTGGCTGCCTAAAGGCCGCCCTAAAGTGAAATACACCCCTTCGCCAGTGGCTGCTTGCACTGCCGCCTGTATAATGTATAATCAATGTAGATACGAAAACTGCCTATCCAACTCTAAGGAGTTTAGCCATGAAGACGCGATTGCGCAAATGGGGAAACAGCCTGGCGTGCCGAATTCCGAAAGCATTTGCAGTTGAGGCCGGCCTGAAAGACGATTCTGCAGTCTCTGTGTCCGTGATCAAAGGCAAGCTCGTCATTGAGCCGCTCGTCGAGCCTGAGGTGACGCTGAAGCAGTTGCTGGCGCGCATCACGCCGGAGAATCTGCACGGCGCGACGGACACGGGCGATGCCATCGGACGCGAGATATGGTAACGGCCAGCACACCCTACGCGCCAAAACGCGGCGATATCGTGTGGCTCACGTTCACGCCGCAAGCCGGACACGAGCAGGCTGGACGTCGCCCCGCCGTCGTGCTTTCGCCCGAACCCTACAATCGCAAAGTGGGGCTTGCGATCCTATGCCCGATCACCAGCCAGCGGAAAGGCTATCCGTTTGAGGTGGAGATTCCCGCCGGCCTGCCCGTGAGCGGAGTCATTCTGTCCGATCAGGTCAAGTGCCTCGACTGGCGCGCCCGGGATGCGGAGTTTGCGTGCGCGCTGCCGGCCCGGTTCGTTGCGGAGGCACTGGAGAAACTCGGCACGCTATTGGCGTAGGAACACTGCGCGGACTTCAGATATCGTCACCACTCGATCGGCTTGCACGGAATACTCGTGCCCAGCGCATCGCCGGCGGCCATAGCGAGGAGGAAGCCGAGGTAGCGGGGGAGGAGGGTAGCCATAGATCGAATGTGTTCCAATTGTTCAGAGAGATTACGGTTTGATAGCGTACTTCATCCTATGCTATCATATGACCTTAAGGGCACCCAAAGTAGTCGATTGATTTCCGGTGTTGATACTGCGCCGGATATTCCCAATGTTGCTCATAAGGCTTCGCCACCGCGCCGGTGCTGATCCTGATCTAGCGGCGTGTTTGAATCGACGCTTGGGTGCCCCTTTCTCCGCAACATGAGTATCCTTCTTGAGTCCGCTGACACAACGCTACGCGAGAGATTTCACAATCTTCGCGACTTCGCTGACTTGGCGGATTTGCTAGAGATTAAGAAGAGTCTTCTCTATTACTACGCATTCAAAGCTCGAGGCGTTGACCATTACAAGGTTTTTCAGGTGCCCAAGAAATCGGGGGGCACAAGGCAGATCTGTTCTCCCTCGTCGCCGCTCAAGCTAATCCAGCGGAAGCTCAATCAGATATTTCAGTCGGTCTACGTCCCTAAAGCTTCTGTGCACGGCTTTGTCAAAGATAGAAGCATTGTCACAAATGCTCGTCGCCATATTGATGGAACGCCAAGAAAGCGTTACGTTCTAAATATAGATATTGCCGACTTCTTCCCATCAATCACAGAAGGTCGTATCAAGGGACTGTTGATGGCGACGCCTTATAACCTCCCGCGGGACCTCGCGCACGTTATCGCTGGTCTGGTGTGCCTGGACGGCCGCCTCCCGCAAGGCGCGCCGACTTCACCAGTATTGTCAAATATGATTTGTGCGAGAATGGATACGCAACTGCGACGCCTTGCTCAGAAGTATCGTTGTGTGTATACACGCTATGCAGACGACATTACCTTCTCGACCTCTTTGCCGAGATTCCCTGCAGGGCTTGCGACTGGTAATGATACCAATAGGCAAATTGTCGTCGGCGATGAATTGGCATCAGTCATATCTGGCAATGGATTCGCAGTTAATCAAAAGAAGGTCAGACTGAGGTCGAAAGATAACCGACAAGAAGTCACAGGTCTCACAATAAACAGGTTTCCGAACGTAACAAGATCATACGTCCGCCAGATTCGAGCTATGCTTCACTCGTGGGAGCGGTATGGCTACGAAAATGCAAATCATGAGTATGCTCAGAAATACTTTGCAGGCGACGAAGACAAAGCGCCATCTTTGCGTCAAGTACTGTACGGGAAGATGGAATTTCTTCGAATGGTCCGTGGGAGCGACAATTCAATATTTCTGTCGTTTAGAGAGAAACTTCGCAGAATTGATCCTGAGTACAAGCCCTTAGAACTTACTCCGATTAACGCGTCTATACCCATCTATGTTGTAACTGAAGGCAAGACAGATTGGAAACATCTAAAGGCTGCACTTCACAGGCTAAAGGAACAGGGTTTGTTTATAGGTCTTGAAATCGAGTTTTGGGAATACGAAGATGATGTGTCGATGAACGACGCTGAATTGCTAAAGCGCTGTAAGTACAAAGATGACATTGATTTGCCGAAACTCTATATTTATGTATTTGACCGAGACAAGCCGGACATTGTCAGACAAGTTACGGGCACCGATGGCGACTTCAAACAGTGGCGTCGCAGGCTCTATTCAATGGCGATTCCGGTGCCTGCGCACAGGGTCGGCAATCCAGATTTATGTATTGAACTACTCTATGATGACGACAGCGTTAAGCAAAAAGACTCACATGGCAGACGGCTGTTCTTAAGTAGTGAATTTGACAAGCATTCCTGTAGACACTTAACAGAGGATCTGAACTGCACAGACAACAACAAAGTGAAACAGCCGTTGGCGATCATTGACAATGCGGTATTTGATAGCAATAGAAAGAACGTAGCTCTTTCAAAGAGCGAGTATGCTACGAATGTACTTACCAAGGTGCCGGGTTTTACAACATTTGATGTTGCTGCATTCAAACTGGTCTTTGAGACATTGGAAAGAATCATCAAATACGACAACCAGCACTAATCCAATTCCTCCGGTTGGAAACTGACGGCACAACAAATCCAATCTGCCGCCTAATTCCTATTGTTATTCGGCTCCAGCACCACCTTAATCACATTGTTCCGCTTGTTGGCCGCGTAGGCCAGCGCCTTGCGGTACTGCATTAGCGGGAAGCGCGCGCTGATGAGTCCGTCGAAGTTGAGTTTGCCCTCGCGCAGCCATTTCACGACGAGCGCGAACGTCTCGATGCGCTCGCCCTCCCACGTTTCGGTGCCGTGACCGATCATGCCGACTAGATCGACCTCCTGGTACCAGACCGGCGTCAGATCGACGGTCATCGGCTTGAACTCGACGCCGACGAGCACGACCGCGCCGCCCGCGCGCGTCCAGCGCAGGCAGTCGGTGACGGTGCGCGCCGTGCCGATCGTGTCGTAGATCAGGTCGAAGCCGCCCGAAACGAACTCGACGCCAAGCGAACTGCGGTGGTACTCGCCGCCGGTCAGGCGCGCCACACCACGGTAGCCTTCGCGCGGCGCGATGATCTCGTCCGCTCCCAGCCGCTTCGCCAGTTCGACCTGATGCGGGTATTTGGCCATCACGATGAGCCGGCAATCGGGCTGAGCCGCCTTCACCGCCTGCATCGTCATCAGACCGATCGTGCCCACGCCGACCACCAGCACCTGATCGCCCTTGCGCGGCGGGCGGCGCAAGACAGCACGCACGCCGACCGCGCCCGGCTCGATCAGGCACGCCTGCTCGTCGCGGATGTCGGGCGGCACCTTGAAGAAGCACAATTCGTGCGTGACGATCTCCTCGCTCCAGCCGCCGCCAACCGACTCGTCGCGCCCGCGTTTCTCGGTGGCCTCGCATAGCGAGTAGTTGCCCTGCGCGCACTGGCGGCACGGCGGCACGCGGCCGAGCACGGCGCATGTGTCGCCGTTACGCAGCGCCACGCGGTCGCCGACCTTCAGCGTCTCGACCGCCGGCCCGCACTCGACCACTTCGCACACGACCTCATGGCCGAGATAGCTGCGTCCGTTGCCGGGCAACGCCGCAGGCGCGATGAATGGCGAGCCGTCGATGAACGCCAGATGCAAGTCGGTGCCGCAGATGCCGGCCAGCGTCGGCCGCACCCGCACGAAGCGCGGCGCAGGCAGCGGCGTCGGCGGCAGGTCGAGCATGCGCAGCGCGGAGGTCGGCGCGAAATACGCTCCGCGCCAGACCAAGCCGAGCGCCTTCGTGAAGGCGAGCCGAGGGATGTTCAGGTCGTAGGTGATGGTCTTCATAGATCAAACCCGATCAACGCATAGACGGGCGATGCGGGCGTCCAATTGCACGCCCGTACAACCGGCGATGAGACTGCTTCGTCGCAAACTGCGCTCCTCGCAGTGACGGCGCCTGTCGCCTATTCAATCGCCGAAGCGGTCCGGCCAGGTGCGCGGGGTCTGCGTGACCGCCGGACGCGGCTTTGGCGTGGCGGCGCTGCACACCGGCAGCGGCCGCCCGGCCAGATAGCCGCCGACGGTCACGTTCGACTGCATGTCCAGGTAGCGGAGGCCGGCCAGCTCGCTCGCTACCTGCACGCCGACATAACGGATGTGCCACGGCTCGGCGTTGAAGCCCGTCAGTGCCTCTTTGCCCGGCGGGTACGAAATGACCCATCCATACTGGTGCGCGTGCGCCAGCAGCCAGCGGCCGGCCGCCGTCTGCACCAGATCGGCAATCAGTTCGTCGGCGATCTCGGGCGTCGAGACGTCGAGCGCCGTGCCGAGTTGGTGCTCGCTGTGGCCGGGGAGCGCGGAGTAGCGGTTGGCGCGCGCAATGGCGGTCTGCTCGTCAATCGTCTCGCCGGCGGCGGCCGCCTGCTCGGTCTCCCACTGCGTCCAGCGATAGAACGTGTAGCGCTGTTCATCGAACGAGCGGTAACCGGACACGGCAATGATCTGCACGCCGTCAGCGCGCGCGACTTTGATCATCTGCGTGTACGCCAGCGCCGCGCCGTAGTCGAGTTGCAGGTTGCGATTGCCGAGCACGGGCACGTCGAAGGCGGCGAGCGGCACCAGCGTACGCGGCACGCTGCGCGCATCGAGCGCGTGCGTGCGGTCGACCGGCAGCAGGCGGTCGTGGTCCGTGCAGGCCGGCGAGACGGGCAGCAGGCCGGCGGTCGCCACGGACAGCGCGAGCAGCAGCAGCGACACGAGGCGCACCAGCATGGCTAGGCCGTTGCGGGGTTCGCGCGCATGGCGAGCAGCACCGGGCGCGCCTGCCACGCCAGCAGCGCGACCTCGCTGGTGATCGCCAGCAACACCGCGCCGGCGGCGATCTGCACGCCGGTGCCGAGTTGCAGCGTTACGCCGGCCGCCAGCGTCACGCCCAGCACGAGCACATAGCAGGCCATCGCGAGGCGCGCCGCGGCCGTTTGATGCTGTTTGATCAGAAACCCGCGCAGCATAACCTCGCATGACATCAGGAACGGGTACGGCACCATCAGCGCGATCGCTTGATTCGTGTAGCCGCGCAGATGATCCGACAGGCCGATCATCCGGCCGAAGTAGAAATCGGCCAGCGGCGTGAAGGCGAGCAACGCCAGCACGGCGGATGCGCCGAGCCCAAGCACCATGCCGAAGCGGCGAATCGAGCCAAGCGCGCCGTGCCGTTCGGCAAACGTGACGGTCGTCTCCTGCATCGGCTGGCAAAAGCTGGCCATCAGCGACGCGAGGCCCCAGAGCGTCGGCCACGCAGCCAGTGACTCGGTCGGGAATGGCGCGCGCGCCAGCCCGGTCGAGAGAATCGGCTGCGCCAGGATGCTGAGCAACGAGACGACGACGAGGGGCAGATAGAACTGAAGCAATTGGCTGTAACTCATGGCCGGCGCGGGCGCGGTCGGCACGTCGACCAGCAGCCGCCCGGCCCAGAACGTGATGACCGCGGCTTCGATGAGCACGGCGGTGCCGACCGCAGCAGCGCCCCCGATCTGGCCCGGCCAGCCGAGCACGCCGATTGTCAGCAGCGTCAAGCCCACCGTGAAGCACAAACGCACGACCGTGCCGGCGCCGATCAGATGTGTGCGGCGCAGGCGGATGATCAGTCCCTGGCGAGAGCGCCGCCAGCCGATCGGCGCCGGCCACAGGATCAGGATGCGCAAGGCGGGCAGGCAGGCATCGGCCACGGCATCCGGCACGCCCATCCACTGGCGCAGCACGACATCATAGAGCGGCGTGAAGCTGAGCAAGAAGTGTACGGCGGTGACGAAAAAAATGAGATGAAATGCGAAGCGGCTGAGCAGGTCGAACGTAGCGCGGTCTTTGGCCAGTGCGGCGGTTGCGCTGTTGAGCAGAATCACCGGCGCTTCGGTCAAAATGGCGAGCGTCGCCGCCAGGCCGAACCCAGCCAGAGCCACATCGGCATTGGCGGTGCGCGCGATGCCGGCATTGACGAACGGCAT includes the following:
- a CDS encoding ADP-ribosylglycohydrolase family protein — translated: MTTLPRYLGSLLGMAAGDALGTTVEFKPLGSFKPLTTIVGGGPFGLPAGAWTDDTSMALCLAESLCERNAFDPVDQLERYVRWYRHGHLSSTGVCFDIGNTTRAALETFERTHAPYCGSTDATQSGNGSLMRLTPVPLRYAVNPRAAVAHSGDSSRTTHGSIEAVDACRYMAGLIVGALQGRSKDVLLAGRFEPVTGLWAQSPLAPKIDAIAGGSFKGKNTKTIRATGYVAHSLEAALWAFHGSDNFRDGVLMAVNLGDDADTTGAIYGQLAGAYYGVEGIPAEWLGQLVKRDTIEALAARLHALAWPA
- a CDS encoding AbrB/MazE/SpoVT family DNA-binding domain-containing protein — protein: MKTRLRKWGNSLACRIPKAFAVEAGLKDDSAVSVSVIKGKLVIEPLVEPEVTLKQLLARITPENLHGATDTGDAIGREIW
- the mazF gene encoding endoribonuclease MazF produces the protein MVTASTPYAPKRGDIVWLTFTPQAGHEQAGRRPAVVLSPEPYNRKVGLAILCPITSQRKGYPFEVEIPAGLPVSGVILSDQVKCLDWRARDAEFACALPARFVAEALEKLGTLLA
- a CDS encoding RNA-directed DNA polymerase, whose protein sequence is MSILLESADTTLRERFHNLRDFADLADLLEIKKSLLYYYAFKARGVDHYKVFQVPKKSGGTRQICSPSSPLKLIQRKLNQIFQSVYVPKASVHGFVKDRSIVTNARRHIDGTPRKRYVLNIDIADFFPSITEGRIKGLLMATPYNLPRDLAHVIAGLVCLDGRLPQGAPTSPVLSNMICARMDTQLRRLAQKYRCVYTRYADDITFSTSLPRFPAGLATGNDTNRQIVVGDELASVISGNGFAVNQKKVRLRSKDNRQEVTGLTINRFPNVTRSYVRQIRAMLHSWERYGYENANHEYAQKYFAGDEDKAPSLRQVLYGKMEFLRMVRGSDNSIFLSFREKLRRIDPEYKPLELTPINASIPIYVVTEGKTDWKHLKAALHRLKEQGLFIGLEIEFWEYEDDVSMNDAELLKRCKYKDDIDLPKLYIYVFDRDKPDIVRQVTGTDGDFKQWRRRLYSMAIPVPAHRVGNPDLCIELLYDDDSVKQKDSHGRRLFLSSEFDKHSCRHLTEDLNCTDNNKVKQPLAIIDNAVFDSNRKNVALSKSEYATNVLTKVPGFTTFDVAAFKLVFETLERIIKYDNQH
- a CDS encoding alcohol dehydrogenase catalytic domain-containing protein, which encodes MKTITYDLNIPRLAFTKALGLVWRGAYFAPTSALRMLDLPPTPLPAPRFVRVRPTLAGICGTDLHLAFIDGSPFIAPAALPGNGRSYLGHEVVCEVVECGPAVETLKVGDRVALRNGDTCAVLGRVPPCRQCAQGNYSLCEATEKRGRDESVGGGWSEEIVTHELCFFKVPPDIRDEQACLIEPGAVGVRAVLRRPPRKGDQVLVVGVGTIGLMTMQAVKAAQPDCRLIVMAKYPHQVELAKRLGADEIIAPREGYRGVARLTGGEYHRSSLGVEFVSGGFDLIYDTIGTARTVTDCLRWTRAGGAVVLVGVEFKPMTVDLTPVWYQEVDLVGMIGHGTETWEGERIETFALVVKWLREGKLNFDGLISARFPLMQYRKALAYAANKRNNVIKVVLEPNNNRN
- a CDS encoding M15 family metallopeptidase, coding for MLVRLVSLLLLALSVATAGLLPVSPACTDHDRLLPVDRTHALDARSVPRTLVPLAAFDVPVLGNRNLQLDYGAALAYTQMIKVARADGVQIIAVSGYRSFDEQRYTFYRWTQWETEQAAAAGETIDEQTAIARANRYSALPGHSEHQLGTALDVSTPEIADELIADLVQTAAGRWLLAHAHQYGWVISYPPGKEALTGFNAEPWHIRYVGVQVASELAGLRYLDMQSNVTVGGYLAGRPLPVCSAATPKPRPAVTQTPRTWPDRFGD